GGCGCTGATGGGCACGCGAATAGCCTGCGGAAGGTCGGACGCGCTGCCAGATGCGGCGATTTCTACGGTGTCGTTGTGGGTGATTACGAGTGGTTCGAGCCAGCCGAGTTGTATGCGCGACCAGGCCGTCATGCGACTGGGCAAGAATCCGATCAAATTTGTGCTGGTGGGGTCATTTGTGAGAGGTTGGAGACCCAGGCGCGCGGCGTCAATTTGATTGTTGGCGCCCGTATCCATCAAACTCCAATCGCCAATTGCGGGCAGGTCGTTTTCGAAGTCCGACAGACCGGGCAAGCCGAGTTGCGAGGCAAAAAATCGGGCGAGCGTGCCGTTGAGACCGCCCTGACCGTTTGCACTGATGGCTTCGGGCAATAGCATGCCCGATGTCACCTGAAAGGCACCGTTGTTGACGGAAAGCGCACCGTCGGCGAGTTCGATGAGGTCGCGTTCAAAAATAAAAGCCGAGGGTATGTCGTTGAGTTTTTGACCTGCTTCTCCGCCGAGTCCCGCGTGAAATACCGCAAAGGCGCGATATTTTGAGAAGTCTATGGTTGCGCCATCTGTGGCATCTGCAGCGCGAATGCCATCCCGAAAGAGCCGCGTGACGCGCTCATTTATTTCGCGCCTCGTGCGTCCATTGCCGTATTCGATCAAGGGGGTATCGAGGACGTAACTCGCGGTGGGTTCCTGCGGGTACACGTCGTATTCGATGGTCAGTTGCCCCTGGGATATGTCGCGGTAATAATTGGAAAGAGCTTGAAGGTGGGCTTCGAAATAGGCGCGGTCGTGGGGAGGCGCGTCAAAGGGGTAGATGCGATCGGAACTTTCGGATGTGCTGAGATTGAATGTGCCGTTCCCGCTGGTGGTTTCGTTGTCGGGGGTTTCGGGGGGGAAAGAGACGCGCAGAGCCAAAACGCGATAGGTGTCGGCAGACATAATGGGCTGTAGAAAAAGAGCTACAAGATACAGGAGGATTGAGCATCCGCGCAGGAGGGTCATAGTCAAGCGTCTGTTCAGATTCATAATGCGAGATTAGTGAGAATAGCTGATGCGGTAGATGAGACCGGCCTGGTCGTCCGATACCAGCAGAGAACCGTCGGGCATGACGAGTACATCGACTGGCCTGCCCCAGTTCGATTCGCCCTGTAGCCAGCCTTTTGCGAAGGGTTCGTAGCTGACCGCCCTGTTGCCATTTAGACGCACCAGGGTAACGCGGTAGCCGATCTTGCTACTGCGATTCCAGGATCCGTGTTCGGCGATGAAGATCTGATTGCGGTACTCCTCTGGAAACATGTCGCCAGTGTAGAAGCGCATGCCAAGAGCCGCTACGTGCGGACCGAGATTCTGGACCGGCGCGACGAACTCGCCGCAGCTACGCTGATCGCCGAATACGGGATCGGCGATGTTGGTGCCGTGGCAGTAGGGATAACCGAAGTGCTGGCCCTCGACGGTTATTCTGTTCAGTTCATCCGGTGGCACATCGTCGCCCATCCTGTCTCTTCCATTGTCTGTGAACCACAGTTCGCCCGTTTCCGGGTGCCAATCGAAGCCGACGGTGTTGCGAATGCCCCGCGCTATGATGCTGAAGTTGCCATTGGCATCCAATCTTCCGATTGAGGCGTAAGGATCGCCGCGATTGCAGATGTTGCACGGCGCGCCGACCGGTACGTACAGCAAGCCGTCGGGTCCAAAGCGAATGAATTTCCAGCCGTGCGATCGATTCGTGGGGAAAGCGTCGTTGACAATTTCAGGCTGCGGCGGGTTGTCGAGTTGTGCTTCGATGTTGCGATAGCGCAGGATGCGGTTGATTTCGGCTACGTACAGGTTGCCATCTTTGACGGCGACGCCATTGGGGTTATTCAGGTCGCGGGCGAGGATGATGACGCGCTCTGCTTTGTAGTCGCCATCTTCGTCGCGCAGTGCATACACGCGACCGCTGGGGCGGGTGCCGACAAACAGGGTTCCGCTGGGGCTGAGGCTCATCGAGCGAGCGCCAGTTATCCCTTCGGCGTATATGCGAATGTGGAATCCTTCAGGTAGTTCAATTCGCGTCAGGCGTGGATCGCTGGGTGGTGGTGGCTGTGACGATGCCGCAAAGCTATCGACAAATAGCAGAAAATCGTCAAATGCAATTTCGCCATTGCCATCCAGATCGTATTTCGCATCGTAGCGATCTTGACCCGCTTGAGATCCGAACGCGGTGACAAATAGCAAGAAGTCGGGGAAATCGACAACACCATTGCCATTAAAATCCGAAGAAGGGGGGCTGCTATTTTGAGAAAAAAGAGACGAAATTAAGAGTGTGAGGTTTATCAAACTGGCGATACCGAGCGCGAGAAGGCGAGGTTTGGTATTATATCTCAAGAGATTTAGCATTGTATTTCAACTGATGTCTTCGTCGCAAGGGGAGCCGGTTTCTGAACCCGGAGGATTAAAATATAAATCCACCCGTGAAGCGGAATGTATTGCTGGCAGGCGTATCTTCAGTTGGCACAAAATATGAGATATCGAAATTTGCCCAGTTGTATTTCAAGCCAAGTCCAAAGGTGGGGAAGTTGCGTTTGCCATCTTTGTCATAGGAGTAGCCACTGCGCAGGGCAAAAGCCGAATCTTCAGAAAGCTGGTACATCCATTCAATACCGACGCGGTAGTCCATGTCGTCAAATTCCGTAAAACCATTGCCGCCCGGATTGGGCTTCCAGCCAAAGGTGTCATCGTTCCAGCCCGAAATAAAGGAGAAGAAATTATCAGAGGCGAGGGGTTTGTAAACATCC
This DNA window, taken from Gemmatimonadota bacterium, encodes the following:
- a CDS encoding PQQ-dependent sugar dehydrogenase, translating into MLNLLRYNTKPRLLALGIASLINLTLLISSLFSQNSSPPSSDFNGNGVVDFPDFLLFVTAFGSQAGQDRYDAKYDLDGNGEIAFDDFLLFVDSFAASSQPPPPSDPRLTRIELPEGFHIRIYAEGITGARSMSLSPSGTLFVGTRPSGRVYALRDEDGDYKAERVIILARDLNNPNGVAVKDGNLYVAEINRILRYRNIEAQLDNPPQPEIVNDAFPTNRSHGWKFIRFGPDGLLYVPVGAPCNICNRGDPYASIGRLDANGNFSIIARGIRNTVGFDWHPETGELWFTDNGRDRMGDDVPPDELNRITVEGQHFGYPYCHGTNIADPVFGDQRSCGEFVAPVQNLGPHVAALGMRFYTGDMFPEEYRNQIFIAEHGSWNRSSKIGYRVTLVRLNGNRAVSYEPFAKGWLQGESNWGRPVDVLVMPDGSLLVSDDQAGLIYRISYSH